TCCTCGGACAAGGCGTTCGGTGCGCCGGGTGCGGGCGGTTCGGTCGGTTTCGCCGATCCCGATACCGGTGTCGGCTTCGGCTACGTGATGAACAAGCTCGGATTCCATCTGATCAGCGACCCGCGCGCACTTCGGCTGCGGCAGGCGTTGTTCCGCGACGTACTGGGGGCGAGGCCGCAAAGATGAGACAACGGGACGCTCATGGGCGGTGACGCCGACGAGGGCTATGGAAAGGTCGTCGACGCGTTTCGTCGCAACTTCGAAGCCGGCAAGGAAACCGGTGCCGCCGTCGCGGTATATCGCGACGGGCGCAAGGTGGTCGAGCTGTGGGACGGTTACCGCAACGGTGTCACCCGGGAGCCGTGGCAGCAGGACACCATCGTCAACGTCTTCTCCACCACGAAAGGTATTGCCTCACTTGCGGTCGCGGTCGCCGCGTCGCGCGGACTGATCGGCTATGACGCGAAGGTCGTCGACTATTGGCCCGAGTTCGCGGAGGGCGGAAAAGACGCGATCACGGTGCGGCAGCTGTTCAGTCACCAGGCCGGGCTGGTCGCGATCACCCCGCCATTGACACTCGCCGAGATCGCTGATCCGGAAAGGATGTCGGCGAGAATCGCCGCGCAGGTGCCTGCCTGGCCGCCCGGCACGAGGCACGGCTATCACGCGGCGACGCTCGGTTGGTATCAGTCCGCGCTCATCCGCAAGGTGGACCCGAAGGGCCGCACGCTCGGCCGGTTCTTCGCCGAGGAGATCGCCGATCCACTGGGGTTGGACCTTCACATCGGCTTGCCGCCGTCGGTCGACCGCAACCGGGTGGCGCGTCTCGAACCGGTCACCAGGCGCGAAATGCTGCTGCATCTCCACACGATGCCGCCGTTGTTCGTCGCAAGTCTGTTC
The sequence above is drawn from the Mycobacterium gallinarum genome and encodes:
- a CDS encoding serine hydrolase domain-containing protein, with product MGGDADEGYGKVVDAFRRNFEAGKETGAAVAVYRDGRKVVELWDGYRNGVTREPWQQDTIVNVFSTTKGIASLAVAVAASRGLIGYDAKVVDYWPEFAEGGKDAITVRQLFSHQAGLVAITPPLTLAEIADPERMSARIAAQVPAWPPGTRHGYHAATLGWYQSALIRKVDPKGRTLGRFFAEEIADPLGLDLHIGLPPSVDRNRVARLEPVTRREMLLHLHTMPPLFVASLFNPKSLPARAFVVVAGVKDAGDFNRDDVRIPEMPSVNGTTSADSVAKLYGAAATGAPELGLSRPVRDALEAPAVPPTRGIRDKVMFLDASFSLGFGKPTSKFVFGSTEKAFGWPGLGGSFGFADPDTGIGYGYVLNKLGYHAYSDPRELALRQALFRDVLGARPQA